TGTGACTTGATCCACCTGTTGGTGGCGTCCCAGACGAAATCGCCGGAAAGTGTCGGGTACTGAGGCTATACTCCCTGCGAAAATGACGTCAGATAAGCCCTTTGGTTTTTCAAAGGAATCGCTGCACAAGTTCCTGTATCAAGAGGCAAGGCGCAGAACGTATGACCTTGAGTACTTTCATTGGAGCTGGGGTGAGTCGAGTTTCCTGGTACAAGAAGAGGAGCTCGAGATCTACATTGGGGCTAAACGAAAGTATAACAGCATCATTCATTTTTACTGCAGAACTGTTCTGCACATGCTGGGATATGGCCGAGATAATCAGGACTCTTCCAATCCAACCCTACAAGTACCTAAGGAAGAGCTACAGCATTGGCTTTCACACTATGCCCCATCATCAGTCGAAGTCATTCAAGAATCTCGCTACAACGAAGTGACTCATCGTGTCCACGTGGCTCTTCCCTCGAAAGATGTCGTAGGCGATTTCCAGTCAGCTCTGACAATTGGACCATGTGATTGGGAGTCTACAGTCGTGCTTGTCCAATTCGAGCACAGTTACATGTTGGTGGATCTCGCAAACCTCGCTTGACTTCTCCGCCGCGTTCATCTGCTTTCGATCTCTGCGTCAGCTGGAGGGATGCGCCTGCGGGTGCGTCATCTGACGTCGTGTGATACTCAGTCGCGCAGATGCGCCTTGATGATCTCGTGACGTTCACCGACACCCCGGACCTGATGGACCGACCCGATCAGGTGGTCGTGACGATCCCGAAACAGGTCGCGACGCTCGCTGAACTGTACGCCTTCTATGGCGAGGTGCTCGGAAGAGAACGGTACTTCGGGCGCAACAGCGCCGCCTTCGTCGATTGCTTGACGGACCCTGAGCGGCACGCCACGAGCTGGCAGGACATCGTCCTCTGGCACCCGAGCTTGCCTCGCCTGGGAAAGCGCGCCGTGAGTCAGTACTTCGGGGATCTCCTCTTTGCGGTGAGGCGCGTTCACGAGATACGCGGTCGTTCACCGTCGTTCCCCTTACGGATTCGGGTGGTCTTCCGGGTTGGCGCGCGTCGACAGCTGGTGCGCTGGAGCCGAAGTGAGTTGAGGTGGATGGGGATTGATCACTGAGCCGGCCCAGGGCGTGAGCCGCGAACCAAGGGCTTAACGCCTGGCCAGCAGTTGAGTCAGGAGCGGTTGGTAGAGCCCCGTCCCGAGTAAGCCCTCACGCCACCGCACCGGAATCCCCTTCAGCCCAACCTGGAGACCAGCGATCCCACCGGCCAGGCAAGCCGTCGTGTCCGTGTCCTGCCCCAGGGCAACTGCGAACTTCACGGCGGCTTCAAAGCCGTCCTGCTCGCAGGCTTGACGGGCGGAAAAGAGGGCCTCCACGACGTAGCCCCTGCCGCGGCATTGGTGAGCATCATCGGGGCGAATAAAGAAGTCCAGCTCCGCCCGCTCCGGGGTCGCCTCACCGTACAGCGCGCGTAACGTGGCGACGGCCCAGTCGAACGGCTGTGCCCTGTCCTGCAGGATACCCCGGGCCCACAGGCCATACAGGGCGCAGCAGAGTTGCGCCCGGAGATGAGCGTGAGTGACCCTGGATTGGTGCTGCGCGTCTCTGACGAGATCCGCGTCACTCCCCTGATGCCACAGGGCCAGCGGCAGGACGCGCATCAGTGACCCGTTGCCATTGGCGTACTCGCCCCCTGCGCCGGCTTCCAGTGGTGGGACACCCCGCTTCAACTGCCCGATGGCCCTAGCGGTCTGAACGCCGACGTCGAAGACGCTATCCACAGCCATGAAGCCGTCGTCGTACCAGCGCATCAACCCACCGGCAAAGTGGTGCGCATCAAACTGCCCACACGTCAGCAGGGAGTGCAGGAGGACCAGGGCCTGCGCGCCGTCGTCCGACCACGTGCCGGGCGGTACGCCGGCATGGGAGCGCTCGAAGCCCGCTGGGGGTTCAAATTCGATCTCGCTGGACGTGGGCAGCTCACTGGGATCATGGAGAACCCTGACCGGACTCGAAAACTACGCAGCAGATTGGGAAGAAAGCGTCCCGGACGTGCCCGATTCGGCCGTTACCAGATTAGGAACGAGAGACCGGGTGGCTACTTACAGCAGGGCGTGCGGCAAATAAGGGGACTGCACGGTGACGCTCATGCCCCGTCGCTTCGCCAGGGCCGACAGTCCCAGTGCTGGCAGGCACAGCCACGCCTCCGGGCCGTTGCGCCGCGTTTCACCCTCGCGGTAGAACTTCACGTGACTGGCCAGGGCCAGTTCGACTTCCTGATTGAAGCCCGCTTCGTCCCTCAGGGCCAGCTTCGCCATCATTCCGCATTCGTGCATGGCAATGAAAGCCGCGAATTCCTGGCTGTCCCCGGGCAGGTGATCCATGGCTTCCGGCGTCTCCAGAATCTTCTCGGGCGCGTCCGGCGCGTCACGGTAGAGCGCTTTGGCTGCCTCCACCTGCAAGTAACGGTAGGCTGGAGATTTGGTGCTGGACGCCTGCAACACTTCGTATCTGATGTTCAGCAGAACGGTTTCGATCAGGGCCGGTTGCCACCACATCAGCGTGAGGTAAAACGCCCGTAACCAGCGATCCGGATGCGCGGTACTGTTCGGCCCCACCGTCAGGCGGAAGAAGCTGTCTGCGCGGGGTGGAATCAATACTTCAATTTCCCTGGAACCCTCCGGGTAGTTGGCCAGTTCCAGGGAGTAACTTTCGGCGTGGGCCGCTATCCCTAGGAATTTGGCTGCTTCATCGCTTCCTGCCTCTCCCTTCAGTGCCAACAGGCCCAGCGATTCGAGCGCGCGGCTGCCGAGTGATGTCAGAGAAAAGTCCTGTGCCGTGACACGGCTGGCGAGAATTTTGGCCAACATTTCGGAATGACGCGTAAGATTGCGATCAAGCTCTTCAAAAACAAATGCATCA
This DNA window, taken from Deinococcus sedimenti, encodes the following:
- a CDS encoding immunity 49 family protein → MPDAFVFEELDRNLTRHSEMLAKILASRVTAQDFSLTSLGSRALESLGLLALKGEAGSDEAAKFLGIAAHAESYSLELANYPEGSREIEVLIPPRADSFFRLTVGPNSTAHPDRWLRAFYLTLMWWQPALIETVLLNIRYEVLQASSTKSPAYRYLQVEAAKALYRDAPDAPEKILETPEAMDHLPGDSQEFAAFIAMHECGMMAKLALRDEAGFNQEVELALASHVKFYREGETRRNGPEAWLCLPALGLSALAKRRGMSVTVQSPYLPHALL
- a CDS encoding ADP-ribosylglycohydrolase family protein — its product is MPTSSEIEFEPPAGFERSHAGVPPGTWSDDGAQALVLLHSLLTCGQFDAHHFAGGLMRWYDDGFMAVDSVFDVGVQTARAIGQLKRGVPPLEAGAGGEYANGNGSLMRVLPLALWHQGSDADLVRDAQHQSRVTHAHLRAQLCCALYGLWARGILQDRAQPFDWAVATLRALYGEATPERAELDFFIRPDDAHQCRGRGYVVEALFSARQACEQDGFEAAVKFAVALGQDTDTTACLAGGIAGLQVGLKGIPVRWREGLLGTGLYQPLLTQLLARR
- a CDS encoding barstar family protein; amino-acid sequence: MTFTDTPDLMDRPDQVVVTIPKQVATLAELYAFYGEVLGRERYFGRNSAAFVDCLTDPERHATSWQDIVLWHPSLPRLGKRAVSQYFGDLLFAVRRVHEIRGRSPSFPLRIRVVFRVGARRQLVRWSRSELRWMGIDH